A region of Chloracidobacterium sp. DNA encodes the following proteins:
- a CDS encoding CDP-alcohol phosphatidyltransferase family protein, protein MSESQVSTKVLTLPNILTFLRMVLIPVFAILLVYHREGWALVVFTVAGVSDGIDGFIARRFKQESELGTIIDPIADKLLMTTAFIMLTIPGMLGDGRHLPVPFWVTATVIGRDIGIIAVAGAINVMTGFRGFQPSWLGKASTFVQVVGVILILVAAVWPSLQGFYLPTVYTTVAAFAVFSGIHYIFHVAKLMRESDAEARHAEARTK, encoded by the coding sequence ATGAGCGAATCACAAGTTTCAACTAAGGTCCTTACTCTTCCAAACATCCTGACTTTTCTGCGCATGGTGTTGATACCGGTCTTTGCCATTTTACTTGTTTATCATCGAGAAGGCTGGGCTCTGGTTGTGTTCACGGTCGCCGGTGTTTCCGACGGAATTGACGGATTTATTGCCCGAAGGTTCAAACAGGAATCCGAGCTGGGCACGATCATCGATCCTATCGCCGACAAGCTATTGATGACGACGGCTTTCATAATGCTCACGATACCCGGTATGCTCGGCGACGGCCGTCATCTGCCTGTTCCTTTTTGGGTGACGGCAACCGTCATCGGCCGCGACATCGGGATCATCGCGGTCGCCGGAGCGATAAATGTAATGACCGGCTTTCGAGGCTTTCAACCGTCGTGGCTCGGCAAAGCAAGCACCTTCGTCCAGGTTGTCGGCGTTATCCTAATATTAGTAGCCGCCGTCTGGCCCTCTCTTCAAGGCTTTTACCTCCCAACCGTTTACACGACCGTCGCCGCCTTCGCCGTGTTCTCCGGAATCCACTACATCTTCCACGTCGCCAAACTAATGCGCGAATCAGATGCGGAAGCCAGACATGCAGAAGCCCGCACGAAGTAA
- a CDS encoding metallophosphoesterase: protein MSETAAKRVKLSQRINAYVGSEAPIRQLAGNWSKTAKVALDEANSLSLERVDIYLERLPKKLDGFKIIHLSDTHHSPFTSLEHIKRTVKIANRLKPDMFLLTGDYVSHDREYIPPVAAELGKLKAKHGIYACLGNHDHWTDADLVTHMFRGEGINVLINEGLRFETRGASFWLAGVDDYMVGKTDVPASLRGSFPDEMKLLLAHNPIIFREAARAGIDLTLSGHTHGGQIKVRNPEKRILPQRKLKAGLHAKRNSQIYITRGIGTVVVPMRYQCPPEISLLELHCAE from the coding sequence ATGAGCGAAACTGCCGCCAAGCGCGTAAAATTATCCCAACGCATCAACGCCTACGTCGGCTCCGAAGCGCCTATTCGCCAATTGGCAGGCAACTGGTCAAAGACCGCAAAGGTCGCGCTCGACGAGGCGAACAGCCTGTCGCTCGAACGCGTCGATATCTATCTCGAACGCTTGCCTAAAAAGCTCGACGGCTTTAAGATCATCCATCTTTCCGACACGCATCACAGCCCGTTTACGAGCCTCGAACACATAAAACGCACCGTAAAGATCGCTAATCGCCTAAAGCCCGATATGTTTCTGCTGACCGGCGATTACGTCTCGCACGACCGCGAATATATCCCGCCGGTCGCCGCTGAGCTTGGCAAATTGAAGGCGAAACACGGCATTTATGCTTGCCTCGGTAACCACGATCACTGGACCGACGCCGATCTCGTTACTCATATGTTTCGCGGTGAAGGAATTAACGTTTTGATAAATGAAGGCCTGCGGTTCGAGACTCGCGGAGCGTCGTTTTGGCTCGCCGGAGTGGATGATTATATGGTCGGCAAAACGGATGTTCCGGCGTCGCTTCGCGGTTCGTTTCCAGACGAAATGAAACTGCTCCTCGCCCACAACCCGATCATCTTTCGCGAAGCCGCGCGAGCCGGTATCGATCTCACGCTCAGCGGCCACACGCACGGCGGCCAGATAAAAGTTCGCAATCCCGAAAAGCGCATCCTGCCTCAGCGAAAGCTAAAGGCCGGCCTGCATGCAAAGCGCAATTCGCAGATCTATATCACGCGTGGAATAGGCACAGTCGTCGTGCCAATGCGTTACCAGTGTCCTCCCGAAATCTCGCTTTTGGAGCTGCACTGCGCCGAATGA